The genome window TGGAGGAGGCGGCCCGGCTCGACGGCGCGGGCTCCTGGGGCGTGTTCCGGCATGTCACCCTCCCGATCCTGAAGCCGATCATCGTGATGCTCACGACCCTCTCCGTCATCTGGGACATGGGCGTCTTCCCGCAGGTCTTCGTGATGCGCGGCGGCCACCCCGAGGCCGAGTTCCAGCTGCTCACCACCTACTCGTACGACCGGGCGTTCGTGGTCAACGACTACGGCCAGGGCTCCGCGATCGCGCTGATCACCGTGCTGTTGCTGCTCGGCGTCGTCGCCCTCTACATGCGCCAGATGCTGAAGATCGGAGAAGTCGAATGAGCGGCATGAGCGCGACGACGCTCAGCGGGCGCGACCCGGCCCGCCGCCGGACCAGGTCCAAGCTCGGCTGGAACCTCCTCGGCCTGCTTGTCTTCCTCACCGCGGGCTTCCCCGTCTACTGGATGATCGACACGGCGTTCAAACCGGCGAAGGACGCCATCGATCCGGACCCGAGCCTGCTGCCCACGGGCGTCACACTGGCCAACTTCCGCCGGGCGCTGGACATCGCCGACTTCTGGGGACCGGTCGGCCGCAGTCTGATCGTGTCGCTCTCGGTGGTCGCGATCGGCATCGTCGTCGGCACGCTGGCCGCGCTCGCCATCTCCCGGTTCGCCTTCCGCGGCCGGAAGATCGTGATCGTGGGCATCCTGGCGGTCCAGATGGTCCCGCTCGTCGCCATGATCATTCCGGTGTTCCTGCTGCTCAACGACCTCGGCCAGTACGACAAGCTGTCCGGCCTCATCATCACCTACCTGACCTTCATCCTCCCGTTCACGGTGTGGACGCTGCGCGGCTTCATCGTCAACATCCCGCGCGAGCTGGAGGAGGCGGCGATGGTGGACGGCTGCTCGCGCACCGGGGCCTTCCTGCGCGTGGTCTTCCCGCTGCTGGCCCCCGGTCTGGTCGCCACCTCGGTCTACGGCTTCATCCAGGCCTGGAACGAGTACCTGTACGCCCTGATGCTGATGAGCCAGGAGAACCAGACCGCGACCGTCTGGCTCGGCAACTTCACCACCAAGCACGGCACCGAGTACGCCCCGATGATGGCCGGCGCCACGATGATGGCGGTGCCGATCGTCGTGCTCTTCCTCCTCGTCCAGCGCAAGATGGCCGCGGGCCTCACCGCGGGCGCCGTGAAGGGATAACGCCCCCCGATGACGACATTCGCCAGCGGCACGGACACTCTGACGCGCGACGCGCTGACGGTCCTCCAACCCGGCTTCATCGGCACCACCGCCCCCGACTGGCTGCTGCGGCGCCTCGGCGAGGGCCTGGCGTCCGTGGGCCTGTTCGGCCGCAACATCACCTCGCCCGAACAACTCGCCGCGCTGACCGCACAGTTGCGCGCCGAACGCGACGACGTCCTCGTCGCCATCGACGAGGAGGGAGGAGACGTCACCCGCCTGGAGGTGCGGACCGGCTCCTCCTTCCCGGGCAACCACGCGCTGGGCGCGGTCGACGACGTCGACCTGACCCGCGAGGCGGCGTACGCACTCGGCCGCCGGCTCGCCGAGTGCGGGGTCAACTTCAACTGGGCGCCCTCGGCCGATGTGAACTCCAACCCCGCCAACCCGGTGATCGGCGTCCGGTCCTTCGGCGCCGACCCCGAGCTGGTGGCCCGCCACACCGCCGCCTACGTCACCGGCCTGCAGTCCGCCGGCGTCGCCGCCTGCACCAAGCACTTCCCGGGCCACGGCGACACGGAGGTCGACTCCCACCTCGCCCTCCCGCGCATCGACGCGGAAGCAGCCGTGCTCCAGGACCGCGAACTCGCCCCGTTCCCCGCGGCGATCACCGCCGGCACGCGGGCGGTGATGAGCGCGCACATCCTCGTCCCGGCCCTGGACCCGGACCGCCCGGCAACGTTGTCCCGGCGCATCCTGACCGACCTGCTGCGCGACGAGCTCGCCTACGACGGCCTGATCGTCACCGACGGCATGGAGATGCGGGCGATCGCCGGGACGTACGGCATCGAGCGCGGCAGCGTCCTCGCCATCGCGGCCGGTGCCGACGCCATCTGCGTGGGCGGCGGCCTCGCGGACGACGAGACGGTACGACGGCTGCGGGACGCCCTGGTGGCGGCGGTCCGCTCCGGCGAGCTGGCCGAGGAACGGCTCGCCGAGGCCGCGGAACGCGTACGGGCGCTGGCACGGTGGACGGCGTCGGCGGCAGCGGA of Streptomyces cynarae contains these proteins:
- a CDS encoding glycoside hydrolase family 3 protein; translation: MTTFASGTDTLTRDALTVLQPGFIGTTAPDWLLRRLGEGLASVGLFGRNITSPEQLAALTAQLRAERDDVLVAIDEEGGDVTRLEVRTGSSFPGNHALGAVDDVDLTREAAYALGRRLAECGVNFNWAPSADVNSNPANPVIGVRSFGADPELVARHTAAYVTGLQSAGVAACTKHFPGHGDTEVDSHLALPRIDAEAAVLQDRELAPFPAAITAGTRAVMSAHILVPALDPDRPATLSRRILTDLLRDELAYDGLIVTDGMEMRAIAGTYGIERGSVLAIAAGADAICVGGGLADDETVRRLRDALVAAVRSGELAEERLAEAAERVRALARWTASAAADGAGPHRPPVADIGLLAARRALTVTGEEGFTPLTEPPYVAALTPVANIAVGDETPWGVAAELLRLLPGTQTGSFAGDAAGRAALAAAGPRRIVAVVRDEHRHPWMASALDTLLAQRPDTIVVEMGVPQAAPRGALHIATHGAARVCGRAAAEVIAGR
- a CDS encoding carbohydrate ABC transporter permease, coding for MSATTLSGRDPARRRTRSKLGWNLLGLLVFLTAGFPVYWMIDTAFKPAKDAIDPDPSLLPTGVTLANFRRALDIADFWGPVGRSLIVSLSVVAIGIVVGTLAALAISRFAFRGRKIVIVGILAVQMVPLVAMIIPVFLLLNDLGQYDKLSGLIITYLTFILPFTVWTLRGFIVNIPRELEEAAMVDGCSRTGAFLRVVFPLLAPGLVATSVYGFIQAWNEYLYALMLMSQENQTATVWLGNFTTKHGTEYAPMMAGATMMAVPIVVLFLLVQRKMAAGLTAGAVKG